In Geopsychrobacter electrodiphilus DSM 16401, a single window of DNA contains:
- a CDS encoding ATP-binding protein, which translates to MTLSTGQDSAHRQLVESEEHYRNLVELAVDAIFMGDAQGKIIGANQSAVSLTGYSLDELLGMSLGELFSAEERDRVPLRYDLLKAGQIVQSERMLTRKDGGLVAIGMNSRMMPDGTHHTFIRDITERKADETRMLALIRELEAFTFTASHDLRTPLSSILMATEILESRCKQTLDAPEHSLLQMIANSTREMLTLVDNLLLLARAESPLRPSQPVDSNKVLAEVIDSLSLRLETTGVAIKQDPVPDLKIPETFISQIFHNLIGNALNYAGRKGETIEVSGRQQGNRVRLYVRDHGPGIPAKEHGRIFELFYRGENASEQVGSGLGLAIIAKIARAFNGQAWAEETPGGGATFCVELENT; encoded by the coding sequence ATGACACTATCGACAGGGCAGGACTCAGCACATCGCCAACTGGTTGAGAGCGAAGAGCATTATCGCAATCTCGTCGAACTCGCAGTCGATGCCATTTTTATGGGTGACGCTCAGGGGAAGATTATTGGCGCCAACCAGAGCGCCGTCAGCTTGACAGGCTACAGTCTTGATGAACTGCTCGGCATGAGCCTCGGCGAATTGTTCAGCGCGGAAGAGCGGGACAGGGTCCCGCTGCGCTACGACCTGCTTAAGGCCGGCCAGATTGTGCAGAGCGAAAGGATGCTGACCCGCAAAGATGGAGGCCTGGTCGCTATCGGCATGAACAGCCGCATGATGCCCGATGGCACCCATCACACCTTCATCCGCGACATTACCGAACGCAAAGCCGACGAAACCCGGATGCTCGCCCTGATCCGTGAGCTGGAGGCCTTCACCTTCACCGCGTCACATGACCTGCGGACCCCGCTCTCCTCCATCCTCATGGCAACAGAAATCCTCGAAAGCCGCTGCAAACAGACCCTCGACGCACCAGAGCACAGCCTGTTGCAGATGATTGCAAATTCAACCCGCGAGATGCTGACCCTGGTCGATAATCTGCTCCTTCTCGCCCGCGCCGAGAGCCCCCTGCGGCCATCTCAACCTGTCGACAGCAATAAAGTTCTCGCCGAGGTGATTGACAGCCTCAGCCTGCGCCTGGAGACCACCGGGGTCGCAATAAAACAAGATCCGGTCCCTGACCTTAAGATCCCTGAAACCTTCATCAGCCAGATATTTCACAACCTGATCGGAAACGCCCTGAACTACGCTGGGCGAAAAGGGGAAACCATCGAAGTCAGCGGGCGGCAACAGGGGAACAGGGTGCGGCTTTACGTGCGGGACCATGGTCCGGGGATTCCAGCTAAAGAGCACGGTCGAATTTTTGAGCTCTTTTATCGCGGCGAGAACGCAAGTGAACAGGTCGGATCCGGTCTGGGGCTGGCAATTATTGCGAAGATCGCCCGCGCCTTTAATGGCCAGGCCTGGGCTGAGGAGACCCCCGGTGGTGGCGCTACCTTCTGTGTCGAACTCGAAAACACCTGA
- a CDS encoding ferritin-like domain-containing protein has product MPTASTSITTLAAVIDLVISLEKYGRDFYAQASEMASEPECKAFFSWLVEQEDDHHKTYLTLKKQTLNVDLPQEKLLGGYGQFIEMLVREVTENLIVSANPTLDDAIAKSLLFEESVVRYFEKVKILFPAEQARVIEEICAEERKHIDAILEYTAHFEVS; this is encoded by the coding sequence ATGCCTACGGCGAGTACCAGTATCACGACTTTAGCTGCGGTTATCGACCTGGTTATCTCCCTGGAAAAATATGGTCGCGATTTTTACGCCCAGGCCAGCGAGATGGCCTCTGAACCAGAGTGCAAAGCATTCTTCTCATGGCTGGTAGAGCAAGAGGATGACCACCATAAAACCTATCTGACCCTAAAAAAGCAGACGCTGAATGTCGACCTTCCGCAGGAGAAACTGCTTGGCGGGTATGGCCAATTTATCGAAATGCTGGTCAGGGAAGTGACTGAGAACCTGATCGTCAGTGCGAACCCGACGCTTGACGATGCCATCGCCAAGTCCTTGCTCTTCGAGGAGAGCGTGGTGCGTTATTTTGAAAAAGTGAAGATCCTTTTCCCTGCAGAACAGGCCCGGGTTATCGAAGAGATCTGTGCCGAAGAGCGCAAGCATATCGACGCCATCCTGGAGTACACCGCACACTTCGAGGTCAGTTGA
- the ilvB gene encoding biosynthetic-type acetolactate synthase large subunit translates to MNKTTSPHDNVTYQNVGTVTGGPLREICPEQREKALRGAQLLAKCLQLEKVDTIFGYPGGANLEIFDVLREFDIRCIRTEHEQGAVHAAQGYARATGKVGVCLSTSGPGATNMVTGIADAYSDSIPIVAICGNVPSHLLGKNAFQEVDIVSITRPVTKKSTLVKKVTDIPEIVREAFALAGGSRPGPVLIDIPKDIQQQYPRDPEGNYAPPRMPAVIEAPEAVIGGISETQLEECRRLMREARRPVIYAGGGVVSSNSQDELLALAEHFCCPVTTTLMGHGAFPPGHHLALDILGMHGSKYANVAVNEADLVLALGVRFDDRVTGNVSEFIKHGKIIHIDIDRDELNKNKPVTLPICANLRPAMSQLIEIVESSDHTAWLGYLTDLRTKFPFQVPASEEITPQYAISQLSDLTDGEAIVSLGVGQHQMWAMQHYRSRQTRSFLSSSGFGTMGYGLPAAIGAKVGCPERLVIDIDGDGSLNMTIHELAVCHRYGIGVKVVVINNQWLGMVRQWQDMIYDGHRSGTDLSDPCMVKGGDERDIYPNFIAIAEGYRVKAERVSLKEELPAAFARMLANPDEPFLLDIIVKGEENIYPMIPAGGTYRDIIMSDADLPKNSSATQGSNI, encoded by the coding sequence ATGAACAAGACGACAAGTCCGCATGACAATGTCACCTACCAGAATGTTGGCACCGTAACCGGAGGTCCGCTGCGCGAGATCTGCCCGGAACAACGCGAAAAAGCGTTGCGCGGCGCGCAACTGCTGGCCAAATGTCTCCAACTGGAGAAGGTGGACACAATCTTCGGTTATCCGGGGGGAGCCAATCTGGAAATTTTCGATGTACTCCGTGAATTTGATATTCGCTGCATTCGCACTGAACATGAACAGGGGGCGGTGCATGCTGCCCAGGGGTATGCGCGGGCGACGGGGAAGGTCGGTGTCTGCCTGTCGACCTCGGGCCCCGGCGCGACCAACATGGTGACCGGGATCGCCGATGCGTACAGCGATTCGATCCCGATTGTCGCGATTTGCGGCAATGTCCCCTCGCACCTGCTGGGGAAAAATGCCTTCCAGGAGGTGGATATCGTCAGCATCACCCGTCCTGTGACCAAAAAAAGTACCCTGGTCAAAAAGGTCACAGATATCCCCGAAATTGTCCGCGAGGCATTTGCGCTGGCTGGCGGGAGCAGGCCGGGCCCGGTGCTGATCGATATCCCCAAGGATATTCAGCAGCAGTACCCGCGCGATCCGGAAGGGAATTATGCGCCACCGCGCATGCCGGCCGTGATTGAGGCGCCGGAAGCGGTTATTGGCGGGATCAGCGAAACTCAGCTGGAAGAGTGTCGGCGCCTGATGCGCGAAGCCCGGCGGCCAGTCATCTACGCCGGCGGCGGCGTGGTCAGCTCCAACAGTCAGGATGAACTGCTCGCATTGGCAGAGCACTTCTGTTGCCCGGTGACCACCACCCTGATGGGCCATGGCGCTTTTCCGCCCGGGCACCATCTGGCGCTCGATATTCTGGGCATGCATGGCAGCAAATACGCCAACGTGGCGGTCAACGAGGCCGATCTGGTGCTGGCCCTGGGGGTACGTTTTGATGACCGGGTCACCGGGAATGTCAGCGAATTTATCAAGCATGGCAAGATTATTCATATCGACATTGATCGCGACGAGCTGAATAAAAATAAACCGGTCACCCTGCCTATCTGCGCTAACCTGCGGCCTGCCATGAGTCAACTGATCGAGATCGTTGAATCGTCTGATCACACTGCGTGGCTGGGGTATTTGACTGATCTGCGCACCAAATTTCCGTTTCAGGTTCCCGCGAGCGAAGAGATCACGCCGCAATATGCGATCTCTCAACTGAGTGACTTGACCGATGGTGAAGCGATTGTAAGTCTGGGAGTTGGTCAACATCAGATGTGGGCTATGCAGCATTACCGCAGTCGGCAGACCCGTTCGTTTCTGAGCAGTTCAGGGTTCGGTACCATGGGTTACGGGCTTCCGGCTGCCATCGGGGCCAAGGTCGGTTGTCCCGAGCGATTGGTGATCGATATCGATGGCGACGGCTCATTGAATATGACGATTCATGAGCTGGCTGTCTGCCATCGTTACGGAATCGGGGTCAAGGTGGTTGTCATCAACAATCAATGGCTGGGGATGGTGCGTCAGTGGCAGGACATGATCTACGATGGCCATCGCTCCGGGACCGATCTGTCGGATCCCTGCATGGTCAAGGGGGGGGATGAGAGGGATATCTACCCGAACTTCATCGCCATCGCCGAAGGCTATCGGGTCAAGGCCGAGCGGGTTTCGCTTAAAGAGGAACTTCCCGCTGCATTTGCCCGGATGCTCGCCAACCCTGACGAACCCTTCCTGCTCGATATTATCGTCAAGGGCGAGGAGAACATCTATCCGATGATCCCGGCCGGCGGGACCTATCGCGATATCATCATGAGCGATGCGGATCTGCCCAAAAATTCCAGTGCGACCCAGGGGAGTAATATCTAA